A region from the Indicator indicator isolate 239-I01 chromosome 4, UM_Iind_1.1, whole genome shotgun sequence genome encodes:
- the MADD gene encoding MAP kinase-activating death domain protein isoform X1 has product MVQKKKICPRLLDYLVIIGARQPSSDSVAQTPELLRRYPLEDHVDFPLPPDVVFFCQPEGCLSVRQKRMSFRDDTSFVFTLTDKDTGVIRYGICVNFYRSFQKRVPKEKAEGTGSHRARDGQKVPKSGDASVPQEEAGTESSESGSSLQAPSTESTPDVNRSPCSKRLAKGSHRSRNSTLTSLCILSHYPFFSTFRECLYTLKRLVDCCSERLLGKKLGIPRGVQRDTMWRIFTGSLLVEEKSSALLHDLREIEAWIYRLLRSPMPVAGQKRVDVEVLPHELQPALTFALPDPSRFNLVDFPLHLPLELLGVDACLQVLTCILLEHKVVLQSRDYNALSMSVMAFVAMIYPLEYMFPVIPLLPTCMASAEQLLLAPTPYIIGVPASFFLYKLDFKMPDDVWLIDLDTNRVIVPTNAESLPALPEPEASELKKHLKQALASMSLNTQPILNLEKFHEGQEVPLLLGKPQNDLQSTPSTEFNPLIYGNDVDSVDVATRVAMVRFFNSPNVLQGFQMHTRTLRLFPRPVVAFQANSFLASRPKQTPFADKLSRTQAVEYFGEWSLNPTNYAFQRIHNNTFDPALIGDKPKWYAHQLQPIHYRVYDSNSQLAEALNVPAEKETDSDPTDDSGSDSVDYDDSSSSYSSLGDFVSEMMKCDINGDTPNVDPLTHAALGDASEVEFDDFQEYSGDLDEQAMDSENSQENNQPRSSSSTTASSSPSTVIHGVNHESADSAETEEKLVAAFSNHLPSLPLQPSFPRLSLDRRDSDSAAGSMSSSEGVVRKQEYDNPYFEPQYGFPAEDEDDEQEESYTPRFNQNLGGSRSQKLLRPNSLKLANDSDADSDSRASSPNSTVSNNSSEGFGGIMSFASSLYRNHSTSFSLSNLALPTKVGRDKNTPFPSLKVFGLNTIMEIITEAGPVSNEGNRRALVDQKSSVIKHSPTVKRESPSPQGRTSNSSENQQFLKEVVHNVLDGQGVGWLNMKRVRRLLESEQLRVFVLSKLNRTVQSEEDARQDVIQDVEISRKVYKGMLDLLKCTVLSLEQSYANAGLGGMASVFSLLEIAHTHYYNKEPEKRKRSPTDGSVTPVGKDSASSPRVEPKPAVHLPVPQLMPKAASPTGKGPREFDTRSLKEENFIASIELWNKHQEVKKQKALEKTRPEGVKHFDLGETDEKKSQISADSGLSLASGSQKSDFDLLPSGAPAVMVRSTSQDSEVSTVVSNSSGETLGADSDLSSNAGDGPSLENGGNLTGSRGTVSDSEIETNSATNSIFAKSHNLKQSVKDSKGSTPGRGPEDGNQRVYLYEGLLGRDKGSVWDQLEDAAMETFSMSKERSTLWDQMQFWEDAFLDAVMLEREGMGMDQGPQEMIDRYLSLGEHDRKRLEDDEDRLLATLLHNMIAYMLMIKVNKNDIRKKVRRLMGKSHIGLVHSQQINDVLDKLANLSGRELPVRPSGSRHIKKQTFVVHAGTDTTGDIFFMEVCDDCIVLRSNIGTVYERWWYEKLINMTYCPKTKVLCLWRRNGQETQLNKFYTKKCRELYYCVKDSMERAAARQQSIKPGPELGGEFPVQDMKTGEGGLLQVTLEGINLKFMHSQVFIELNHIKKCNTVRGVFVLEEFVPETKEVVSHKYKTPMAHEICYSVLCLFSYVAAIRGREAENKSKPPRPVSS; this is encoded by the exons ATggtgcagaaaaagaaaatctgcccTCGGTTACTCGACTATCTTGTGATCATTGGAGCCAG GCAGCCAAGTAGTGATAGTGTTGCTCAGACTCCTGAACTGCTGAGACGTTACCCTCTAGAAGACCACGTGGACTTCCCTCTGCCACCTGATGTTGTGTTCTTCTGCCAACCAGAAGGATGTCTGAGCGTGCGGCAAAAACGCATGAGCTTCCGTGACGACACTTCCTTCGTCTTTACGCTCACGGACAAGGATACAGGCGTGATTCGCTATGGAATCTGTGTCAACTTCTACCGCTCCTTCCAGAAGCGAGTAcccaaggagaaggctgaaggcaCAGGGAGTCATCGAGCTCGGGATGGACAGAAAGTCCCCAAATCTGGGGATGCATCTGTACCCCAAGAGGAAGCGGGCACTGAGAGTTCAGAGAGTGGTTCTTCACTGCAGGCTCCAAGTACGGAGTCTACACCAGATGTGAATCGATCACCGTGCAGTAAGCGTCTAGCCAAAGGCAGCCATCGCTCTCGGAACAGCACTCTGACTTCTCTGTGCATCCTTAGTCATTATCCCTTCTTTTCCACCTTTCGTGAATGTCTGTACACCCTCAAGAGACTTGTGGACTGCTGTAGTGAGAGATTGTTGGGCAAGAAGTTGGGGATTCCTCGTGGGGTGCAGAG GGATACAATGTGGCGGATTTTCACAGGCTCCCTGCTGGTGGAAGAGAAGTCCAGTGCATTGCTACATGACTTGCGGGAGATTGAGGCCTGGATATACCGGCTGCTCCGTTCACCCATGCCTGTTGCTGGTCAGAAGCGGGTGGATGTTGAAGTCTTGCCACATGAGTTGCAGCCAGCTTTGACCTTTGCTCTTCCTGATCCGTCCCGCTTCAACTTGGTGGATTTTCCGTTACACCTGCCTTTGGAGTTGTTGGGAGTGGATGCCTGCCTGCAGGTGCTGACCTGCATCCTTCTGGAGCACAAG GTTGTATTACAGTCCCGAGATTATAATGCACTCTCAATGTCTGTGATGGCCTTTGTGGCTATGATCTACCCTTTAGAGTACATGTTCCCAGTGatccctctgcttcccacctGCATGGCCTCTGCAGAACAG TTGCTTCTAGCCCCTACACCTTATATCATTGGTGTTCCAGCAAGTTTCTTCCTTTACAAATTGGATTTTAAGATGCCTGATGATGTGTGGCTTATTGACCTGGATACCAACAGG GTGATTGTTCCCACAAATGCAGAATCcttgccagcactgccagaaccAGAAGCTTCAGAGCTGAAAAAGCATCTGAAACAG GCACTGGCCAGTATGAGTCTGAATACTCAGCCCATTCTTAATCTAGAGAAGTTCCATGAGGGGCAGGAGGTGCCGCTACTGctgggaaaaccacagaatgaTTTGCAGTCTACTCCTTCTACAGAATTCAACCCTCTGATCTATGGCAATGATGTAGACTCAGTGGATGTGGCCACCAG ggTTGCTATGGTGAGATTCTTCAACTCACCAAATGTTTTACAAGGTTTCCAGATGCATACTCGCACTCTTCGTCTCTTCCCACGACCAGTGGTGGCATTCCAGGCAAATTCTTTTCTTGCCTCTAGACCGAAGCAGACACCTTTTGCAGATAAGCTTTCCAGGACTCAGGCAGTAGAATATTTTGGAGAATGGTCACTCAACCCTACTAACTATGCCTTCCAAAGAATTCATAACA ACAcgtttgacccagcactgattgGTGACAAACCAAAGTGGTATGCTCACCAGCTGCAGCCCATCCACTATCGTGTCTATGACAGTAATTCACAGCTGGCTGAAGCACTGAAtgtcccagcagagaaagaaacagattCTGACCCCACTGATGACAG TGGCAGTGACAGTGTTGACTATGACGACTCGAGTTCCTCCTACTCCTCCCTCGGGGACTTTGTCAGTGAGATGATGAAATGCGACATTAATGGTGATACCCCAA ATGTTGACCCCCTGACTCATGCAGCTCTTGGTGATGCTAGTGAAGTGGAATTTGATGATTTTCAAGAATATTCAGGGGACCTGGATGAACAGGCCATGGACAGTGAAAACTCCCAAGAGAACAACCAGCCTCGTTCAAGTTCCAGTACTACAGCCAGtagcagccccagcactgtcATCCATGGAGTGAATCAT GAGTCAGCAGATtcagcagaaacagaagagaagtTGGTTGCTGCATTTTCAAACCATCTCCCTTCCTTGCCACTGCAACCAAGCTTTCCCAGGTTAAGCTTGGATCGTCGTGACAGTGACAGTGCGGCTGGCAGCATGAGCTCCTCAGAAGGGGTGGTGAGGAAGCAAGAGTATGACAATCCATACTTTGAACCACAGTATGGTTTTCCTGCAgaggatgaagatgatgagcAGGAAGAAAGCTACACCCCGAGATTTAACCAGAATCTCGGTGGAAGCAG GTCTCAGAAGTTACTCCGACCAAACAGTTTAAAACTGGCCAATGATTCTGATGCAGATTCAGATTCCAGGGCCAGCTCTCCAAACTCTACTGTCTCCAATAACAGCAGTGAAGGTTTTGGGGGCATCATGTCTTTTGCAA GCAGCCTGTACAGAAACCACAGCACAAGTTTCAGTCTGTCCAACTTAGCCCTACCAACCAAAGTTGGGAGAGACAAGAATACTCCCTTTCCCAGTCTGAAAG TATTTGGGTTAAATACTATAATGGAGATTATTACTGAAGCTGGCCCAGTAAGCAATGAAG GAAACAGGCGAGCCCTTGTGGATCAAAAGTCTTCAGTCATTAAGCACAGCCCAACGGTGAAGAGAGAATCTCCATCGCCTCAGGGACGAACTAGCAATTCCAG TGAGAACCAGCAGTTCCTGAAGGAGGTGGTACACAATGTTCTAGATGGACAAGGTGTTGGCTGGCTAAACATGAAGAGAGTCCGACGTCTGTTGGAGAGTGAGCAGCTCCGTGTCTTTGTGCTAAGCAAGCTGAATCGCACGGTCCAGTCTGAAGAAGATGCTCGACAGGATGTCATACAGGATGTG GAAATCAGCCGCAAGGTCTATAAGGGCATGCTGGACCTGCTGAAGTGCACTgtgttgagcctggagcagTCCTATGCAAATGCTGGCCTGGGAGGCATGGCCAGTGTTTTTAGTCTGCTGGAGATAGCACATACTCACTATTACAACAAAG aaccagaaaaaagaaaacggAGTCCAACAGATGGATCTGTCACTCCAGTTGGAAAGGATTCTGCATCCTCCCCAAGAGTGGAGCCAAAACCTGCAGTGCATCTGCCAGTACCTCAGCTGATGCCAAAAGCAGCAAGCCCTACAGGCAAAGGGCCAAGGGAGTTTGACACAAGGagtttaaaggaagaaaattttattGCTTCCATTG AATTGTGGAACAAGCACCAGGaagtgaaaaagcaaaaagctttggaaaaaacga gaCCAGAAGGTGTGAAACACTTTGATTTGGGAGAAAcggatgaaaaaaaatcccaaatcagTGCAGACAGTGGCCTTAGTTTGGCTTCAGGGTCTCAG AAGAGTGATTTCGATTTGCTGCCCAGCGGAGCACCAGCAGTTATGGTCCGAAGTACAAGCCAGGATTCTGAAGTTAGCACAGTG GTTAGTAACAGTTCTGGAGAGACATTAGGAGCAGACAGTGACTTGAGTAGCAATGCTGGTGATGGCCCAAGTTTGGAAAATGGTGGCAATTTGACAGGATCCAGAGGCACTGTGTCAGACAGTGAAATTGAGACAAACTCTGCTACTAACTCTATCTTT GCAAAGTCTCACAATCTGAAGCAGAGTGTGAAGGACAGCAAAGGCAGTACTCCAGGAAGAGGTCCAGAGGATGGGAACCAACGTGTCTATCTCTATGAAGGACTTTTgg GTAGGGATAAAGGATCTGTCTGGGACCAGTTAGAGGATGCTGCAATGGAAACCTTCTCTATGA GCAAAGAGCGTTCAACTTTATGGGACCAGATGCAGTTCTGGGAAGATGCTTTTTTGGATGCCGTGATGTTAGAGAGAGAAGGAATGGGGATGGACCAGGGACCTCAGGAAATGATAGACAG GTATCTTTCCCTGGGAGAACATGATCGAAAGCGTTTGGAGGATGATGAGGACCGCTTGTTGGCTACACTGCTGCATAATATGATTGCTTATATGCTTATGATAAAG GTGAACAAGAatgacattaggaaaaaggTACGTCGTCTAATGGGAAAATCACATATTGGATTGGTGCACAGCCAGCAAATCAATGATGTCCTGGACAAACTTGCCAATCTG AGTGGACGTGAGCTTCCTGTGAGACCCAGTGGCAGTCGTCACATCAAGAAGCAGACTTTTGTGGTACATGCTGGGACAGACACAACAGGAGACATATTTTTCATGGAG GTATGTGATGATTGCATTGTGCTGAGAAGCAACATCGGAACTGTGTATGAACGTTGGTGGTATGAGAAACTCATCAACATGACTTACTGTCCCAAAACAAAAGTGCTGTGCCTTTGGAGGAGGAATGGTCAGGAAACACAACTGAACAAGTTCTACACAAAGAAG TGTCGGGAATTATACTACTGTGTAAAAGACAGtatggagagagcagcagcaagacagCAAAGCATTAAACCAG GTCCTGAGTTGGGTGGTGAGTTTCCTGTGCAAGATATGAAAACTGGTGAAGGAGGTCTTCTTCAGGTCACACTGGAAGGAATTAACCTGAAGTTTATGCACAGTCAG
- the MADD gene encoding MAP kinase-activating death domain protein isoform X4 has protein sequence MVQKKKICPRLLDYLVIIGARQPSSDSVAQTPELLRRYPLEDHVDFPLPPDVVFFCQPEGCLSVRQKRMSFRDDTSFVFTLTDKDTGVIRYGICVNFYRSFQKRVPKEKAEGTGSHRARDGQKVPKSGDASVPQEEAGTESSESGSSLQAPSTESTPDVNRSPCSKRLAKGSHRSRNSTLTSLCILSHYPFFSTFRECLYTLKRLVDCCSERLLGKKLGIPRGVQRDTMWRIFTGSLLVEEKSSALLHDLREIEAWIYRLLRSPMPVAGQKRVDVEVLPHELQPALTFALPDPSRFNLVDFPLHLPLELLGVDACLQVLTCILLEHKVVLQSRDYNALSMSVMAFVAMIYPLEYMFPVIPLLPTCMASAEQLLLAPTPYIIGVPASFFLYKLDFKMPDDVWLIDLDTNRVIVPTNAESLPALPEPEASELKKHLKQALASMSLNTQPILNLEKFHEGQEVPLLLGKPQNDLQSTPSTEFNPLIYGNDVDSVDVATRVAMVRFFNSPNVLQGFQMHTRTLRLFPRPVVAFQANSFLASRPKQTPFADKLSRTQAVEYFGEWSLNPTNYAFQRIHNNTFDPALIGDKPKWYAHQLQPIHYRVYDSNSQLAEALNVPAEKETDSDPTDDSGSDSVDYDDSSSSYSSLGDFVSEMMKCDINGDTPNVDPLTHAALGDASEVEFDDFQEYSGDLDEQAMDSENSQENNQPRSSSSTTASSSPSTVIHGVNHESADSAETEEKLVAAFSNHLPSLPLQPSFPRLSLDRRDSDSAAGSMSSSEGVVRKQEYDNPYFEPQYGFPAEDEDDEQEESYTPRFNQNLGGSRSQKLLRPNSLKLANDSDADSDSRASSPNSTVSNNSSEGFGGIMSFASSLYRNHSTSFSLSNLALPTKVGRDKNTPFPSLKVFGLNTIMEIITEAGPVSNEGNRRALVDQKSSVIKHSPTVKRESPSPQGRTSNSSENQQFLKEVVHNVLDGQGVGWLNMKRVRRLLESEQLRVFVLSKLNRTVQSEEDARQDVIQDVEISRKVYKGMLDLLKCTVLSLEQSYANAGLGGMASVFSLLEIAHTHYYNKEPEKRKRSPTDGSVTPVGKDSASSPRVEPKPAVHLPVPQLMPKAASPTGKGPREFDTRSLKEENFIASIELWNKHQEVKKQKALEKTRPEGVKHFDLGETDEKKSQISADSGLSLASGSQKSDFDLLPSGAPAVMVRSTSQDSEVSNSSGETLGADSDLSSNAGDGPSLENGGNLTGSRGTVSDSEIETNSATNSIFAKSHNLKQSVKDSKGSTPGRGPEDGNQRVYLYEGLLGRDKGSVWDQLEDAAMETFSMSKERSTLWDQMQFWEDAFLDAVMLEREGMGMDQGPQEMIDRYLSLGEHDRKRLEDDEDRLLATLLHNMIAYMLMIKVNKNDIRKKVRRLMGKSHIGLVHSQQINDVLDKLANLSGRELPVRPSGSRHIKKQTFVVHAGTDTTGDIFFMEVCDDCIVLRSNIGTVYERWWYEKLINMTYCPKTKVLCLWRRNGQETQLNKFYTKKCRELYYCVKDSMERAAARQQSIKPGPELGGEFPVQDMKTGEGGLLQVTLEGINLKFMHSQERKVFIELNHIKKCNTVRGVFVLEEFVPETKEVVSHKYKTPMAHEICYSVLCLFSYVAAIRGREAENKSKPPRPVSS, from the exons ATggtgcagaaaaagaaaatctgcccTCGGTTACTCGACTATCTTGTGATCATTGGAGCCAG GCAGCCAAGTAGTGATAGTGTTGCTCAGACTCCTGAACTGCTGAGACGTTACCCTCTAGAAGACCACGTGGACTTCCCTCTGCCACCTGATGTTGTGTTCTTCTGCCAACCAGAAGGATGTCTGAGCGTGCGGCAAAAACGCATGAGCTTCCGTGACGACACTTCCTTCGTCTTTACGCTCACGGACAAGGATACAGGCGTGATTCGCTATGGAATCTGTGTCAACTTCTACCGCTCCTTCCAGAAGCGAGTAcccaaggagaaggctgaaggcaCAGGGAGTCATCGAGCTCGGGATGGACAGAAAGTCCCCAAATCTGGGGATGCATCTGTACCCCAAGAGGAAGCGGGCACTGAGAGTTCAGAGAGTGGTTCTTCACTGCAGGCTCCAAGTACGGAGTCTACACCAGATGTGAATCGATCACCGTGCAGTAAGCGTCTAGCCAAAGGCAGCCATCGCTCTCGGAACAGCACTCTGACTTCTCTGTGCATCCTTAGTCATTATCCCTTCTTTTCCACCTTTCGTGAATGTCTGTACACCCTCAAGAGACTTGTGGACTGCTGTAGTGAGAGATTGTTGGGCAAGAAGTTGGGGATTCCTCGTGGGGTGCAGAG GGATACAATGTGGCGGATTTTCACAGGCTCCCTGCTGGTGGAAGAGAAGTCCAGTGCATTGCTACATGACTTGCGGGAGATTGAGGCCTGGATATACCGGCTGCTCCGTTCACCCATGCCTGTTGCTGGTCAGAAGCGGGTGGATGTTGAAGTCTTGCCACATGAGTTGCAGCCAGCTTTGACCTTTGCTCTTCCTGATCCGTCCCGCTTCAACTTGGTGGATTTTCCGTTACACCTGCCTTTGGAGTTGTTGGGAGTGGATGCCTGCCTGCAGGTGCTGACCTGCATCCTTCTGGAGCACAAG GTTGTATTACAGTCCCGAGATTATAATGCACTCTCAATGTCTGTGATGGCCTTTGTGGCTATGATCTACCCTTTAGAGTACATGTTCCCAGTGatccctctgcttcccacctGCATGGCCTCTGCAGAACAG TTGCTTCTAGCCCCTACACCTTATATCATTGGTGTTCCAGCAAGTTTCTTCCTTTACAAATTGGATTTTAAGATGCCTGATGATGTGTGGCTTATTGACCTGGATACCAACAGG GTGATTGTTCCCACAAATGCAGAATCcttgccagcactgccagaaccAGAAGCTTCAGAGCTGAAAAAGCATCTGAAACAG GCACTGGCCAGTATGAGTCTGAATACTCAGCCCATTCTTAATCTAGAGAAGTTCCATGAGGGGCAGGAGGTGCCGCTACTGctgggaaaaccacagaatgaTTTGCAGTCTACTCCTTCTACAGAATTCAACCCTCTGATCTATGGCAATGATGTAGACTCAGTGGATGTGGCCACCAG ggTTGCTATGGTGAGATTCTTCAACTCACCAAATGTTTTACAAGGTTTCCAGATGCATACTCGCACTCTTCGTCTCTTCCCACGACCAGTGGTGGCATTCCAGGCAAATTCTTTTCTTGCCTCTAGACCGAAGCAGACACCTTTTGCAGATAAGCTTTCCAGGACTCAGGCAGTAGAATATTTTGGAGAATGGTCACTCAACCCTACTAACTATGCCTTCCAAAGAATTCATAACA ACAcgtttgacccagcactgattgGTGACAAACCAAAGTGGTATGCTCACCAGCTGCAGCCCATCCACTATCGTGTCTATGACAGTAATTCACAGCTGGCTGAAGCACTGAAtgtcccagcagagaaagaaacagattCTGACCCCACTGATGACAG TGGCAGTGACAGTGTTGACTATGACGACTCGAGTTCCTCCTACTCCTCCCTCGGGGACTTTGTCAGTGAGATGATGAAATGCGACATTAATGGTGATACCCCAA ATGTTGACCCCCTGACTCATGCAGCTCTTGGTGATGCTAGTGAAGTGGAATTTGATGATTTTCAAGAATATTCAGGGGACCTGGATGAACAGGCCATGGACAGTGAAAACTCCCAAGAGAACAACCAGCCTCGTTCAAGTTCCAGTACTACAGCCAGtagcagccccagcactgtcATCCATGGAGTGAATCAT GAGTCAGCAGATtcagcagaaacagaagagaagtTGGTTGCTGCATTTTCAAACCATCTCCCTTCCTTGCCACTGCAACCAAGCTTTCCCAGGTTAAGCTTGGATCGTCGTGACAGTGACAGTGCGGCTGGCAGCATGAGCTCCTCAGAAGGGGTGGTGAGGAAGCAAGAGTATGACAATCCATACTTTGAACCACAGTATGGTTTTCCTGCAgaggatgaagatgatgagcAGGAAGAAAGCTACACCCCGAGATTTAACCAGAATCTCGGTGGAAGCAG GTCTCAGAAGTTACTCCGACCAAACAGTTTAAAACTGGCCAATGATTCTGATGCAGATTCAGATTCCAGGGCCAGCTCTCCAAACTCTACTGTCTCCAATAACAGCAGTGAAGGTTTTGGGGGCATCATGTCTTTTGCAA GCAGCCTGTACAGAAACCACAGCACAAGTTTCAGTCTGTCCAACTTAGCCCTACCAACCAAAGTTGGGAGAGACAAGAATACTCCCTTTCCCAGTCTGAAAG TATTTGGGTTAAATACTATAATGGAGATTATTACTGAAGCTGGCCCAGTAAGCAATGAAG GAAACAGGCGAGCCCTTGTGGATCAAAAGTCTTCAGTCATTAAGCACAGCCCAACGGTGAAGAGAGAATCTCCATCGCCTCAGGGACGAACTAGCAATTCCAG TGAGAACCAGCAGTTCCTGAAGGAGGTGGTACACAATGTTCTAGATGGACAAGGTGTTGGCTGGCTAAACATGAAGAGAGTCCGACGTCTGTTGGAGAGTGAGCAGCTCCGTGTCTTTGTGCTAAGCAAGCTGAATCGCACGGTCCAGTCTGAAGAAGATGCTCGACAGGATGTCATACAGGATGTG GAAATCAGCCGCAAGGTCTATAAGGGCATGCTGGACCTGCTGAAGTGCACTgtgttgagcctggagcagTCCTATGCAAATGCTGGCCTGGGAGGCATGGCCAGTGTTTTTAGTCTGCTGGAGATAGCACATACTCACTATTACAACAAAG aaccagaaaaaagaaaacggAGTCCAACAGATGGATCTGTCACTCCAGTTGGAAAGGATTCTGCATCCTCCCCAAGAGTGGAGCCAAAACCTGCAGTGCATCTGCCAGTACCTCAGCTGATGCCAAAAGCAGCAAGCCCTACAGGCAAAGGGCCAAGGGAGTTTGACACAAGGagtttaaaggaagaaaattttattGCTTCCATTG AATTGTGGAACAAGCACCAGGaagtgaaaaagcaaaaagctttggaaaaaacga gaCCAGAAGGTGTGAAACACTTTGATTTGGGAGAAAcggatgaaaaaaaatcccaaatcagTGCAGACAGTGGCCTTAGTTTGGCTTCAGGGTCTCAG AAGAGTGATTTCGATTTGCTGCCCAGCGGAGCACCAGCAGTTATGGTCCGAAGTACAAGCCAGGATTCTGAA GTTAGTAACAGTTCTGGAGAGACATTAGGAGCAGACAGTGACTTGAGTAGCAATGCTGGTGATGGCCCAAGTTTGGAAAATGGTGGCAATTTGACAGGATCCAGAGGCACTGTGTCAGACAGTGAAATTGAGACAAACTCTGCTACTAACTCTATCTTT GCAAAGTCTCACAATCTGAAGCAGAGTGTGAAGGACAGCAAAGGCAGTACTCCAGGAAGAGGTCCAGAGGATGGGAACCAACGTGTCTATCTCTATGAAGGACTTTTgg GTAGGGATAAAGGATCTGTCTGGGACCAGTTAGAGGATGCTGCAATGGAAACCTTCTCTATGA GCAAAGAGCGTTCAACTTTATGGGACCAGATGCAGTTCTGGGAAGATGCTTTTTTGGATGCCGTGATGTTAGAGAGAGAAGGAATGGGGATGGACCAGGGACCTCAGGAAATGATAGACAG GTATCTTTCCCTGGGAGAACATGATCGAAAGCGTTTGGAGGATGATGAGGACCGCTTGTTGGCTACACTGCTGCATAATATGATTGCTTATATGCTTATGATAAAG GTGAACAAGAatgacattaggaaaaaggTACGTCGTCTAATGGGAAAATCACATATTGGATTGGTGCACAGCCAGCAAATCAATGATGTCCTGGACAAACTTGCCAATCTG AGTGGACGTGAGCTTCCTGTGAGACCCAGTGGCAGTCGTCACATCAAGAAGCAGACTTTTGTGGTACATGCTGGGACAGACACAACAGGAGACATATTTTTCATGGAG GTATGTGATGATTGCATTGTGCTGAGAAGCAACATCGGAACTGTGTATGAACGTTGGTGGTATGAGAAACTCATCAACATGACTTACTGTCCCAAAACAAAAGTGCTGTGCCTTTGGAGGAGGAATGGTCAGGAAACACAACTGAACAAGTTCTACACAAAGAAG TGTCGGGAATTATACTACTGTGTAAAAGACAGtatggagagagcagcagcaagacagCAAAGCATTAAACCAG GTCCTGAGTTGGGTGGTGAGTTTCCTGTGCAAGATATGAAAACTGGTGAAGGAGGTCTTCTTCAGGTCACACTGGAAGGAATTAACCTGAAGTTTATGCACAGTCAG